From the Jilunia laotingensis genome, the window GCACCATACGGAGCCGTTCCCAATCCACACGTTTCCATATCCGTGAAAGTTCCAACACATCGGGATCACTGAAATTGGTTTCTATAGACCTCGGAGAATCGATTGCTTTCCGGATGTAACGAAACAATAGCATACCTACCTCGGGGAGTTCCGAAAGCCAGCACCACGTAAGTGACGAAAGGGCGGACGAAGATAACTTCTTCTGCAATCCGCGCCAGACGCGTCCGGCCTTCTCTTCATCGGTAATCACGGTGAAAGACTCTTCATAAAACAAAGGTAAAGCATCTCCTGCCGAAAGCAGCAAATCCGGGAAAGTCTTGCGGTTGTAAGCATCGAACACAGCGGTCAGCAATCCCTCAAAGGTCTTATCGTAGATAAATATATTCATAGGCACTATCTAAACGGACGTTCTAATCTTGAAAATCAAGCAACAATTGATTCTCGTCTATTTTCTTTTTATGGGATTTCGGGATCAGCAAACTGCGTACAGTTTGCGGTGTCATCTCATTTACCGTCTTCATAGGAAGTTCACTGCAAGTAATGAAATACTGAGCTTTTTTCATCACCACTCCTATTTTTTTAAGCTGATAATAACCCAGTCTGGAATAACGCCGTGATGCCACAATTAGTTTGGCGGACTTTACCCCAAGTCCCGGAATGCGAAGCAACATTTCATAATCGGCACGGTTGATATCTACCGGGAACTGCTCAGGATGCCGGAGTGCCCATGACAGTTTCGGATCAATCTCCAGATCGAGGTCAGGATAAGAGTCGTCCACAATCTCATCCACTTTAAATTCATAAAAACGCATCAGCCAGTCCGCTTGATAAAGGCGGTGTTCACGCACAAGAGGAGGTTGCTTCAAGGCAGGCAACCTGGTATCGTACGTATTCACGGAGATATAACCCGAATAATAGACGCGCTTCATGGTAGGCCGCTGATAAAGGGCGGAAGAGAGAAAAAGGATGTCTTTATCTGTCTCCGCCGTAGCACCTACGATCATCTGAGTGCTTTGTCCGGCAGGTGCAAAACGGGGAGCATGACGAAATTTCCTCCGTTCTTCACTACTTTCCAACACTCCTTGCTGTATGTAGCTCATCGGTGCAAACACACTTTTATGATCCTTTTCCGGAGCAAGTCTCTTCAAATTCTCTTCTTTGGGTATTTCCACATTTACACTCAACCGGTCGGCATAGCGTCCGGCTTCGTTAACCAGTTCCCGGCTGGCACCGGGTATGCTCTTCAAATGTATATATCCATTGAAATGATGTACTTCACGGAGATCTTTGGCCACCCGGACCAAGCGCTCCATAGTATAATCCGGGTTATTGATCACTCCCGAACTCAGAAACAAGCCCTCAATATAATTGCGCCGGTAAAATTCGATTGTCAGATCCACCAATTCAGATACGGTAAGAGTGGCGCGTGGCAAGTCATTGCTCCTCCTGTTAATGCAATATGCACAATCATAAATACAATTGTTCGTCAACATGATTTTCAACAACGAGATGCATCGCCCGTCTTCAGCAAAGCTATGACATATCCCCCAGCCTCCTACAGTGTTTCCCAAAGCACCCGGCTTATTGGAACGAACCGTACCGCTTGAGGCACATGAAACATCATATTTGGCAGACTCTGCCAATATCTTCAACTTCCCAAGAACATTTTCATTCATAAGCCATATAGTTTTTGCATCTTCATTACTTCCTCTTCCATTCTATCTCGCAGGCTTTGAGGTTCAAGTACCTCAATTGTGGCTCCTTTCGATAGCAATTCCTGAATGAAGTCATAAGTATGGGACAAACAAAGTTCAAAATCAACATATTCATTCGTCATCGCAATCACCTTTTGGCTCCGGTGCAAAGGTAAATTCCGCAGATAGGGAGCTTGCCCGGCAGCAACTCTCAGCACTGTTCGTTGCGGAAATAGATTCTCTTCCCTGATAATACCGAAACAATCTTCAAAATAATCATCGGCTACGAACTTCCTCGGAAATGTAAATGTATCTTCTCCCATTACCATCTGTTTTACCCTGTCGAGCGAGTAAGCACGGAAAGCCTTATACTCACGATTTATCCCGATCAAATACCATCGATGACGGAACTGTTTCAAGAAATAAGGCTCAAGTAACACATGCTTAGGACGATCCCAATTATAAGCTTGATAATCCATCAATACTATATTACCTGCCCGCATTGCTTCCACGGCAATGTCCATGTATTGCAAACCCGAAGGAGCCTCTTCAAATACGATGCGATTCTTCATATCTACATGTTCCTGCAGAATATTGTTCAATGAAAAGCTATTCAACAACCACATTTTAAGCTTATCACCCAGCATACCCTCCGCATCGGCAATGTAGTATGTATTCGTACTTTTGTCACATTCAATGTTTATATCGAACATTTCCTCTATAGCCTGCCGATGGTTATGAAATGTCCGTAAAGGGATATCGACACGTGTACTATCTCCTGCCCTCCAACGGTGGTTTATCTCCGCAAAAGTTACAGGGCCGTTCCGGTAAATCGTATCTACCAGCCAGATCAGTTTGTTGAATTGTTGCTTTGCCATATCCTATACCTTTGATTCTGCTGCAAAGTAGCAGATTGTTTATGCCAAAAACAAGCATAAGAAGTTATTTATATAGTGAAATAACTAAAAAAAGTCGCTTCAAACAAGTAAGTCGTTGAACTTTGATTGTTATAGATATATAGTAAAGAATATGAAAACAATTGTCATGTCTATACTGCTCTTAATGGGTAGTTCGGTGATAAATAACGCACAAGGAGTGCAGAGTAATAATCTTAATAAACAAAAGAACAGTAATATGAAGAATCAGAGTGAAATATACTTTGCCGGTGGATGTTTCTGGGGTACGGAACATTTTCTGAAACAAATCAGAGGAGTAGAAAGCACGGAAGTAGGGTATGCCAATGGAAACATTGCCAACCCTACGTACGAACAGGTATGCAGTGGAAATACAAACTTTGCCGAAACTGTAAAAGTCGTATATGATCCGCAAGAAGTAAAACTTCCCCTATTGATCGATCTGTACTTCAAAACCATTGACCCTACCAGCATCAACCGCCAAGGTAACGACCGCGGTTCCCAGTACCGTACCGGAATTTACTATACGGATAAAGCAGACCTCCCTGTTATTCAGGCAACCGTACAGGCTCTGGCAAAGGACTATTCAAAACCGATTGTTGTAGAGATCAAACCTTTATCCAACTTTTACAAAGCAGAAGATTATCATCAGGATTATCTGGATAAGCATCCGGGAGGTTACTGCCACATTAACCCCGCATTGTTTGAGATAGCTAAAAAAGCCAATGCAGCTAAAACTGCCGCAAAACCTGTTTATAAAAAGCCGGACGAAGGAACACTTCGTTCTACACTGACCGCTGAACAGTTTGCCGTTACTCAAAAAAATGCTACCGAACCTGCATTCCACAACAAATATTGGAATGAAAAACGTCCTGGAATCTATGTAGATATCACTACCGGTGAGCCATTATTTATTTCAACCGACAAGTTCGATTCCGGATGTGGTTGGCCAAGTTTCACTAAACCGATAGATAAATCCTTGATCAAAGAAAACATCGATACTACCCACGGAATGATCCGTACTGAAGTGCGCAGTAAAACGGGTGATGCACATTTGGGACATGTCTTCCCGGACGGGCCACAAGACAAAGGCGGATTACGTTACTGCATCAATAGTGCTTCATTGCGTTTTATCCCAAAAGATAAGATGCAGGAAGAAGGATATGGAGAGTATCTGAAATTGATCGATAACGATAAATAAAAAGAATAAGATTCCAAAATATATAAAGGGGAAGACTCGTTCAACACTCGTCATCAGTCTTCCCCCAAATAACTGTAATAGACACCTAAACTACAATTACTTTATATCTGAACATAGATTGCACTTCCCCCATAAAGAGTCATAATTAAATACTATATTTTCATCATTCTCATTGTAATATTCTATAGGTAATGTTAACAATGTACCTGCATTAATCGCATAAACACTAATATCCAGCCATCATTTCCTATCTTTTCTATATATATATTAATAAAAGTTGCTTTTAAACATATCAATATTTTTCGTTATCAATAATAAAATTCATATCATTGCACTCCAATCTTGTGAGTTAAATCTATTATTAACATTCTAATCAAAAAAACATGAAACATCTGTTTACACTACTTTTGGTTATTGGTGCCTTATGTTCATTGAATGTAAATGCACAAAAATCTTCCAATGCTAAAGTTCCAATCCAACGAACTGGGACAACTAAAGGCTTACAATGGACGCGAAGTAAACCACTTTCATTATCCGGTTCTTTCAAAACACCAATGCCTTTCAAATTACCCAAGGACTACGCATCAGGTAAGCACTTTGCTAAATCTGTCGGAGATGGGACTATTATCAATGGCTGTGTAATTTCCGCAAACAATTGGACAGAAGAAAACCTTCATTATGGTATATATTCATTCGAGGCTAAAGGTAATTTCACTCTCACTCCAATTAAAGAGAATGAGAATTTCAATTCGCCAAGAGCGGTCTTCGCAAAAGGAAAATATTATATTTATTCTGTAACCGAATTCTTTGGATCAATATTATATTTATCATGCACTGTATACAACAGTGACACTTGGGAAGAAATAAATTCATACGAAAACGAAACGGTGTGGAGCAATATTCCTTATGCTTCTTCTCTAACTTACGATCCCATATCAGACAATGTTTATGGTATAACATATGGAGCCGACTCAAACAGCTTCTATCTTAGTATAATGGATAAAGAGAATGGATCTTTTACTAAAGTTTGTGACCTCAGTATGTCATTTATCACTTTGGCAGCCTCACCCGATGGTACGCTCTATGGTATTTCAGACAACGGAGCGCTTTACAAATTGGATAAAGATGGAAAAGAAACCTATATTGGAAGTACGGGCTTAGCTCCTAAATATGCCCAATCCATGACTTGTGATCCAATTACCGGAAAACTATACTGGGCGTTTATCAATGATACCGAATCTGCATTATATGAAGTAAATACCCAGAGTGGCGCTGCATATAAAATTGATGATATGCCAAATGGTGAAGAAATTGTAGGAATGTTTATCGAAACCCCGGAAATTTCAGAGACAGCACCATCATCTGTATCCGATCTTAAATTTACGCCCGACCAAAATGGTAGTTTAACAGGAACACTGTCCTGCGTAGCACCGATAAAAGACAGAAAAGGAGATAACCTATCCGGTACGGTAAAAGTAACCATCTATTCAGCTGGAGAAAAAATAATCGAACAAGATGTCGCACCTGGTGCCACCGTGAAAAAAGAAAACTATACGTTTAAAGCCAACGAGCTTTATACCCTCTATGCTATTGCATCAAATGCTTCCGGTAACGGTCCTAAAAACAGTATAACTGTTTATATCGGGAAAGACAATGCAAGCGCACCGACTGATATCATTCTTAATATAGAAGATAAAAAAGCAACATTGACTTGGAAGGCTCCGGTAAAAGGATTGAATGACGGATATATCAATCCGGCTGAAATATCCTATAAAGTCGTACGCCACGCTGGCGATGATGAAGGACTGCTTATCACAACAACTCAGGCAGGGGTAACTTCCTGTGAGGATGTAGTGACTAATGCAACTGCACAATACTATTATGAAGTGACTGCCATATATAATGGACAAGAGGGAGGAACCGGAGTTTCGAATAAAGTACTTTCCGTTGGAGCGTATGAACTACCATTTTACGATGATTTCAGTGATGGCGAGTTATGCAAGGCATTATATACCTATCTGGACATTGACAATGACGGTCATGACAATATGAGCTTATGGTTCTGGAAAGAAGATGAGAAATTAATGCAATTCTGTTCCGATAATGAGCATGTTGGCAATGACTGGCTGATAACACCGGCTATTCATCTGGACGGTAAGAATTTATATGATCTCGGATTCAGCATCAATATGGGAGCTACTTCTAATCTAAGAGTAACTATCGGTACATCTACAGATCCGAAAGATCATTCAACCGTTCTTGATTTGCAAAATATTAATGATAGGTGGAGAACAGATTATTCAGCAGTCGTAAAAGCCCCGAAAGACGGTAATTATTACATTGGATTTTATGCTTATAGCGGTTTGGAAGGCTTTTACCTAAATCTATTTGACATAAAATTAGAAGCAGGTATGTCCTCCGAAATACCAGATTCCGTATACAATCTGAAAGTTATTCCGGGAGAAATGGGAGAAGCCTTTGCCGAGTTATCATTTAATGCTCCGAATAAATTGATTAACGATACGGAAATTTCCAATCCTTTGAAAGTTAATATTTATCGCAATGATGAATTAGCAAAAGAGATTGAAACGACTCCCGGTAGTCCTGTTCAATGGAAAGATGAAAATCCTGTTTTAGGCCAAAACACATATCGCATAGTAGCTTTAATAGATCAAAAAGAAGGATTAGCCCACTCTAAAACAGTCTGGATTGGCCCAGATATCTCAGAACCTGTCAAGGATATGACAGCCAAAACAGTTGATGGCAACATGCATGTATGTCTCACTTGGAAAGCCCCAGAAAAAGGAGCTAACGGAGGCTATTTCGATATTAATAATGTAACCTATTCCGTATGGCGAAGTTTGGATGGAGACGAATTTGAGCAATTGGAAAAAGACCTGAAAGTACTGACTTATACCGATATACAAGTTGAACAGGAAGTTACAGGAAAACAGGAAAGTTATTATTATGCGGTAACTGCAGATACAAAGAGTGGAATCAGCAGCGCAGATGCACGCTTCATCGTTGTAGGTACCCCATACACAACACCTGAATGGGAATCTTTCCCCAAAGGACAATTCCATATATATCCTTGGACTACAGAGTCAATAGAAGGATCATTCGGTTGGGAATGTCTCACCAATGATAAAAGTGCCGGTGTCTATCCGCAAGATGATGATAAAGGATTTATTAAATTCCAAAACAGTTGGGATGACAGAGCAGACAGCCGTTTGAAAACTCCTATTTTTGATTTGAGTGGTAGCAAGAACCCCACTTTCAGCTTCTTTATGTTCCATTGGAATGCAGATGACGTAGAGGCTGACGGTGGTATGACAAAAATAGCAATTGAAATTTCAGTTGATGGTGGTGAATTCATACAAGTAGGCGAAGCAATTACAGCAGCTTATGACAGAGAAGGATGGGTAGAACACCGAATAGATTTATCCGAATTCAAAAATGCCAAACAAGTACAATTTGGTCTAAGAGGTTCTACCGATAATAACTGGATGTATTTCTACGTTGACAATATTCATATTGACGAACAAGAGGACTACGATTTAGCAATTGCCGGATTCAGTGGTACTACCAACGCAAATGTCAATGAAGAAGGTATTTATTCTATAGAATATTTTAACCGTGGTCTGCAAGCAGCTTCCGGATATACTATCGATTTATATCAGGACGACAACCTGATACAATCTTTAAAAGGAGATGACATCGAACCGGGTGAGGCAAAAACAGTAGATGCCAAAGTGATATTAAATGCTTCCACAGCAGATAAAGAGAGCGTATTCTACGCTGTTATTACGTATGATAAAGATAGAAACACGGAAAACAACCAAACGTCCTCTGTTACTACAACCATTAAAGGTACCTGGTATCCGGGAATCGAAAACTTAAATGGTACAGCTAAAGGGGACGAAGTTACTTTAACCTGGACACCTCCGGTAATTCCGACTGATGTCAAAGAAACCGAGGATAGTGTAGAAGATTATGAACCATTCGCTATCAACAATATAGGCAATTGGATAACATATGATGGAGACCAACATGGTTGCGGCTCTATGAGCGATTTGCCAGATTATCCCAATAAAGGAGTAAACCAAGCCTTCCAAGTTTGGGCACCCGCCTATATAGAAGCGACCCCGGAATTGTATCCATCCATACAACCAAGAACAGGAGATCAATGCTTCATTTCTTGGTATGCAAATGTTAATATTGATGGAGTAGCACCTTACAATGATGATTACCTGATTTCCCCTGAAGTTTTAGGAGGAACAAAAGTTAGTTTCTATATTCATCGTATCAACGAAAAAACAACAGAAGAATATTATCAGATAATGTATTCAACCACCACACAAGATCCCAAAGAATTCAAAGTACTTCAAGAGGGCGAAGCTGGATTTGAGTGGGAAAAGGTAGAAGCTACATTACCGGAAGAAGCCCGCTATTTTGCAATCCATTATATGGCAGAAGACGGGTGGGGTATATTGATTGATGATATCAGCTACACTTCTGCAATATATGCACTCAAAGTAAGCGGATACAATATCTTCCGAAACGGTCAGAAAATCAATGACGCCTTATTGACCGAACCGACCTTCGTAGATACTAATCTACCGGAAGGCAACCATAAATATCAGGTGTCTGTCGTTTATGATCGTGGTGAATCTAATGCCTCTGAAGCAGTTGAAGTTTCTATTTTAAGCGGCATTAGTGAGATTGAAGCAGGAATCCAAGTATATGGTGAAAAGAATCATATCACCATCATCACTGAAAACATGCAACCGGCTACCATTTATGCTATGGATGGTATATCCATCATATCTCGCAATGTTACAGGAAGAGCAGACTTCCCTGTTCAAAAGGGCATGTATATTGTCAAAGTGGGAGAAAACGTATTCAAGGTAGCAGTGAAAGGATAAACTGAAAATCAAAGGCATAAAAATATGCCGGATAATGTTTTGATTCTTACCTATGATCATAGGTAAGAATCAAACTTATAAAAACTTGAATGGAAAATAAAAAAGCCAGACCTCTTTAGGTTTGGCTTTCACGTTTCTTGCTATTCGGCAAATTACTTCTTAGATTCTTCCAAAGATACTTTACGGAACTCTTTCATTACTTTTTCAATTTCCAATGAAGCCTTGCGGGCACGTGTTCCAGCAGCCTTGTTACCGTTCTCGATCTGTGCATTTGCATCCTTGTTGAATTCAGCTACCAAAGCTGCAATCTTTTCTACTAATTCTTTCATAATTCTTTTTATTTCTTCGTTAATAATGATTGGCAAAAATACACTCTTTCCCGAAATAAACACATAAAAACAATATTTTTTTTGAAATAATCACCGAAAATAAATCGAAAAGCTATGTATTCGCCTTTTTTCCGTACTTTTGCATCTATGAAACCACGTACTGACAACGATTACATACATGTTTTAATAGCTGAAGGAGAGCATCAACAACAAGACTTTAAATTCGAGATTTCCGATGCCCGTAAAATAGCAAAAACTCTGTCAGCTTTCTCAAACACTGATGGAGGACGCTTACTAATCGGCGTTAAAGATAATGGCAAAATTGCCGGTGTACGTTCAGACGAAGAGAAATATATGATTGAGGCAGCGGCTCAACTCTATTGTTTGCCCGAAGTTCACTACTCCATGCAAACATTTCACGTAGATGGACGTTCTGTATTAGTAGTGCAGATAGATGAAAGTGAAACCAAACCTGTATACGCCAAAGATGAAACAGGTAAACCACTTGCTTACATACGTATTAAAGATGAGAATATACTGGCCACTCCGGTACATTTGAAAGTATGGCAACAAAGTGGCAGCCCTATAGGAGAGCTGATAGAGTATACAGAACGCGAACAGCTCCTACTCGACTTATTGGAACAAAATTCATCACTTTCATTGAATCGCTACTGTCGCCAAGCCAATATATCCCGCCGGGCAGCAGAACACCTGCTGGCAAAATTTATCCGATTCGATATAGTGGAACCGATATTCGAGAATCATAAATTTTACTTCCGACTGAAATAAGAAATAAATGAATTGGATTTATAATTGGATAACTACAATTAATGATGTACTTTGGACTTATATCCTGATAGCCCTGTTGTTAGGATGTGCAATATGGTTTACCTTTAAGACGCATTTTGTACAATTCCGCATGATCCGTGAAATGGTACGCCTGTTAGGTGATTCCACAGGGAAAGGAGAAAAAGGAGAAAAGCATATTTCTTCTTTTCAAGCTTTTGCCATATCGTTGGCCAGTCGCGTAGGAACCGGTAACTTGGCAGGTGTAGCCACCGCAATAGCGGTTGGAGGACCCGGTGCCGTATTTTGGATGTGGATTATTGCTTTATTGGGAGCTTCAAGTGCATTTGTAGAGTCCACTTTAGCGCAGTTATACAAGACAAAGGGCAAAGATTCTTTTATCGGCGGACCAGCTTATTACATGAAAAAAGGATTGAAAAAGCCATGGATGGGAATCTTATTTGCGATACTCATCACCATTACATTTGGATTCGCTTTCAATTCGGTACAGAGTAACACCATATGTGCAGCTATCGAACATGCTTTCGGATTCAATCACGTACCTATGGGAATTATTATTACCGGACTTACACTCATCATCATTTTTGGGGGAATCCAACGCATAGCAAAGGTTAGCAGTATCATTGTTCCCGTAATGGCATTAGCCTACATAGGCTTGGCACTCATCATTGTATTATTAAATATTACACATCTGCCTGGAGTCATCAAAACAATCGTCAGCCATGCATTCGGATGGCAACAGGCTATAGCCGGAGGTGTTGGTGTAGCATTGATGCAGGGCATCAAACGCGGGTTATTCAGTAACGAAGCCGGTATGGGTTCAGCTCCGAATGTTGCAGCCACTGCCTTTGTATCCCATCCGGTGAAGCAAGGACTGATTCAGACGTTAGGAGTTTTTACCGACACATTAATTATCTGTACTTGTACAGCATTTATAATTCTGTTCAGTGGTGCCCCTCTCGATGGTTCTGCCAATGGCGTACAACTCACACAACATGCCCTAAATAACGAAATAGGTGCCTCCGGAGGTATCTTTGTGGCGATCGCTCTCTTCTTTTTTGCATTCAGCAGTATCATTGGAAATTATTATTATGGCGAAGCCAATATTCGCTATCTGACTCAACGGAAATGGGTGGTCTATGGATATAGAATTTTAGTAGGTGGGATGGTACTTTTCGGTTCGCTTGCCACCCTTGATTTTGTTTGGAGCTTAGCGGATATCACCATGGGGCTAATGGCGATCTGCAATCTGATAGCTATTAGTTTTCTAGGAAAATATGCATTCAGATTATTAAAGGATTATCGCGCGCAAAAGAAAGCAGGCATCAAAAGCCCTGTCTTCACCAAAGACAAAATGAAAGATATTGAAAAAGACATTGAATGCTGGTAAAGAACATTAAGTATAAATTACGAATTACGAATAGTTGGTGTAAATCAACTTATTTCGTACTTTTGCACTCGCAACAGTAAGATTCTAATTTGTAATTATCATAACTATGAGCATATTCGCTAATTTATTCAAGAAAAAATCTGAAGCCGATGGTAAAGCAGTTGGCAATGTAGAAGATTTCGTGTCATTGACGCGCGTATATTTTCAATCTGTCATTGCCGTCAATCTTGGTATCACTAACATTCGATTTTTACCGGATGTGGCACAATTCAAACGCCTCTTTAAAGTCCCGACACAAGGTGGAAAACTGGGATTAGCTGAAAAATCGGCATCTCGGAAAATGCTAATGGAGGATTATGGCATTAGTGAATCTTTTTTCAAGGAAATCGACACTTCCATCAAGAAAAACTGTCGTAACCAAAACGACATCCAACCCTACCTTTTCATGTATCAAGGTTTCTCTAACGACTTAATGATGTTGATGGGAAATCTTATGCAATGGAAATTCCGTATGCCTTCCGTCTTCAAGAAAGCACTTCGTTCCATGACGGAAAAGACCGTACATGACGTATGTACTAAAACCGTATGGAAAGCTGATGACGTACACAAAACAGCAGCTACTGTACGGCAGTACAAAGAACGTCTTGGTTACTCCGAACAATGGATGACAGAATATGTCTACAACATCGTTTTACTGGCAAAAAAAGAGCCAAAACGTAAAGACGACGAAACAAAAGCATAAATGTTACGAAACAAAAAAGAATCGTAAAAGAAACAGGCTATCAAAAAGCGGAGGATAATTACCTCCGCTTTTTTTGTTATTTTTAGGCAACTATTCTGATTATAAACCTTCCCAAAAACAATCGCTTATGAAACAAAAGAAAATGCTAACCTTTACTCTTTCCCAATTAAAACAACTTTATCAACAGGAGTTACCGGAGTTATGCCAGCTGGCAACTGAAAGTCTTAGTGACGAAGACTTCAGAAACCGCCTCGACAGCTTCTTGTCACTTCATCCACAAGTTGAAAGTAGTACAGGCAAGCAAATTCGACTCCTGATTGATTATGACGGCACACAGATACATGAACTGTCTACAGACCGAGACATGTCAGTACAGACACTTGTATTTCTCCGGCACTTCCTCACAGGAACTTTAGAGAATGTTGAGATGCCGACAGATTTATTCATCGATCTTTTCTATCTTTTCAAACGTCTGGAAGAACCGGATAGGCAACTTCCTTCCTCCCAACGAATAAAGAACCGGACCGAACGATGGCCCACCGGATTGGATAAAGAAGTCATAGAACTTCGTAACCAAAACAAAGAGAGAATGTTACATCTGTTAATCCAAAAAATAGAAAACCGGAAATCAGGTTCCACCCGTTTTCGGTTTGACGAAGGATTAAGTTATGAAGAGAAATATTTACTTGTCAGTCAATGGTGGAATGATTTCCGCTTCCATTTATCGATGGCGATAAAAAGCCCTGCCGAATTAAATCGTTTTCTAGGCAACTCATTATCATCAGAAACGATGTATCTGCTTTCACGTGCCCGCAAAAAGGGAATGCCATTCTTCGCCACACCTTACTATCTGTCATTACTCGATATTACCGGTGATGGATATAACGATGATGCTATACGCAGTTATATCCTCTATTCACCACGTTTAGTCGAGACATACGGAAATATTCATGCTTGGGAAAAAGAAGATATTGTTGAAGCCGGAAAGCCCAATGCTGCCGGATGGTTATTACCGGACGGACACAACATCCACCGCCGCTATCCCGAAGTTGCAATTTTAATTCCGGACACTATGGGACGCGCCTGTGGCGGGTTGTGTGCTTCTTGCCAACGCATGTACGACTTTCAAAGTGAACGTCTCAATTTTGAGTTTGCCACATTACGCCCCAAAGAGAGCTGGGATCATAAACTACGGCGGCTCATGAATTATTTTGAAGAAGACACACAACTGCGTGACATCCTAATTACGGGTGGTGATGCCTTAATGAGCCAAAACAAAACACTACGGAATATTCTTGAAGCGGTCTACCGCATGGCAGCACGAAAACGGAAAGCAAACCTTGGACGGCCGGAAGGAGAAAAATATGCTGAATTACAGCGAGTACGTCTTGGTTCCAGATTACCCGCCTATCTTCCTATGCGGATTAATGATGAGTTGATAGAAATACTGCGTGAATTTAAAGACAAAGCGTCCGCTATAGGTGTTAAACAGTTCATTATCCAAACACACTTACAGACTCCTTTAGAGATCACACCCGAAACTAAAGAAGCAATCGATAAAATACTA encodes:
- a CDS encoding KamA family radical SAM protein; the protein is MKQKKMLTFTLSQLKQLYQQELPELCQLATESLSDEDFRNRLDSFLSLHPQVESSTGKQIRLLIDYDGTQIHELSTDRDMSVQTLVFLRHFLTGTLENVEMPTDLFIDLFYLFKRLEEPDRQLPSSQRIKNRTERWPTGLDKEVIELRNQNKERMLHLLIQKIENRKSGSTRFRFDEGLSYEEKYLLVSQWWNDFRFHLSMAIKSPAELNRFLGNSLSSETMYLLSRARKKGMPFFATPYYLSLLDITGDGYNDDAIRSYILYSPRLVETYGNIHAWEKEDIVEAGKPNAAGWLLPDGHNIHRRYPEVAILIPDTMGRACGGLCASCQRMYDFQSERLNFEFATLRPKESWDHKLRRLMNYFEEDTQLRDILITGGDALMSQNKTLRNILEAVYRMAARKRKANLGRPEGEKYAELQRVRLGSRLPAYLPMRINDELIEILREFKDKASAIGVKQFIIQTHLQTPLEITPETKEAIDKILSAGWLITNQLVYTVAASRRGHTTRLRQILNSLGVVCYYTFSVKGFNENYAMFTPNSRSLQEQYEEKVFGRLTNEQATELYTLLERGEDSASHIRRFMKKHHLPFLATDRSVLNLPAIGKSMTFNLIGITEDGKRILRFDHDDTRRHSPIIDKMGQIYIVENKSIAAYLRQLGKMGEDPEDYSSIWKYTAGKTEPRFSLYEYPEFEFQMTERMSNLEIG